The proteins below are encoded in one region of Zonotrichia leucophrys gambelii isolate GWCS_2022_RI unplaced genomic scaffold, RI_Zleu_2.0 Scaffold_774_23249, whole genome shotgun sequence:
- the LOC135441975 gene encoding zinc finger protein 239-like, with the protein MPRDTEAEQELSMESREDKCPRQNLVEEAVLSGSTAQEANGEEKPRRCCTRRGCQRSRRGSEGEGASLGREGGQRRSQSSELVLHEQLHGGEKPHTCEECGKSFRWNSELIKHQRIHTGEKPYECGECGKSFSRSSILIVHQRIHTGEKPYECGECGKSFTESSSLIVHQRIHTGERPYKCSECGMCFSQSSNLIMHQRTHTTERPHECSKCGKRFKTSFILLRHYRIHTEERPFQCPDCGKGFKQNSTLVKHRRIHSGERPYECPQCGKSFSQSSNLIRHQRRHR; encoded by the exons atgccccgggacactgaggcag agcaggagctgagcatggagagcagggaggacaaatgccCGCGGCAGAACCTGGTGGAAGAGGCCGTTTTGAGCGGCTCCACGGCGCAGGAAGCCAACGGGGAGGAAAAGCCCCGGAGATGCTGCACGAGGAGGGGCTGCCAACGCAGCCGGCGGGGATCTGAGGGGGAAGGAGCCAGCCTGGGCCGGGAAGGCGGCCAGAGAcggagccagagctcagagctggtgctccatgagcagctccatggtGGGGAGAAGCCACACACGTGCgaggagtgtgggaagagcttcaggtggAACTCTGAACTGATCAagcaccagaggatccacactggggagaagccctacgaatgtggggagtgtgggaagagcttcagccgGAGTTCCATCCTGATTGtgcaccagaggatccacactggggagaagccttacgagtgtggggagtgtgggaagagcttcacagAGAGCTCCAGCCTGATTGTGCATcagaggatccacactggggagaggccgTACAAGTGTTCCGAGTGTGGGATgtgcttcagccagagctccaaCCTGATCATGCACCAGAGGACCCACACTACTGAGAGGCCCCATGAGTGTTCcaagtgtgggaagaggtttaaGACCAGCTTCATTCTTCTCCGGCACTATcggattcacacagaggagaggcccttccagtGCCCCGACTGCGGGAAGGGGTTCAAGCAGAATTCCACCCTCGTCAAGCACCGGCGCATCCACTCTGgagagaggccctacgagtgtccccagtgtgggaagagcttctcacAGAGCTCTAACTTGATCCGACACCAACGGAGGCACcggtaa